A part of Desulfonispora thiosulfatigenes DSM 11270 genomic DNA contains:
- a CDS encoding DUF2179 domain-containing protein, whose product MQEYLIIFLAMAVFVSLNTIRVILIIRGKKGIASILAAAENFIYMSTFAYAISGSGSNIVAIIIASGGYACGVLTGSIVEKKLNMGHLVVQIIADGELEDLIEGLRKSNYAITNWKVQGLKGNKEMLYLLVKKKRYYDLESKIKELKPNSFIVVTEPNYFNGGYGN is encoded by the coding sequence ATGCAAGAATATTTAATCATATTTTTAGCTATGGCTGTATTTGTATCGTTAAACACCATTAGGGTAATCCTTATTATTAGAGGAAAAAAAGGGATAGCCTCGATATTGGCAGCTGCGGAAAACTTTATTTATATGAGCACATTCGCCTATGCTATATCGGGTTCTGGTAGTAATATAGTTGCAATTATAATAGCTTCAGGTGGATATGCGTGTGGTGTATTAACGGGCTCAATTGTAGAGAAAAAATTAAACATGGGTCATTTAGTCGTACAGATAATTGCGGATGGTGAATTAGAAGATTTGATTGAAGGCTTAAGAAAAAGTAATTATGCAATCACTAATTGGAAAGTTCAAGGATTAAAAGGTAATAAAGAAATGCTCTATCTATTAGTTAAGAAAAAACGTTATTATGATTTAGAAAGTAAAATTAAAGAATTAAAGCCAAACTCCTTTATTGTAGTAACAGAACCTAACTACTTTAATGGTGGTTATGGAAATTAA